In one Bacillota bacterium genomic region, the following are encoded:
- the ytaF gene encoding sporulation membrane protein YtaF — MVFSICILALSLSIDALGVGMTYGLRKVKIPLLSAIIICMFSILYSGAAIFLGKYLSYTIPPKISKLLGIIILIIMGCWIILQSLIKNKGKDTLEMGNNDQYNHDKMNSRDKTLLKIVIKSLGITIQVLRNPSECDIDKSGIIDIKESLLLGLALSVDAVGVGIGSALSGFHSSIIPFAVGLFQMVLLRLGTCIGNRLGENLADTGKVKEKFMAIIPGILLIILAIIRTY; from the coding sequence ATGGTCTTTTCAATATGTATACTTGCATTATCTTTAAGTATTGACGCTTTGGGAGTTGGAATGACTTATGGGTTGAGGAAAGTTAAAATACCTTTACTGTCTGCTATTATTATCTGTATGTTTTCCATATTATATTCAGGAGCTGCCATTTTCCTCGGTAAATACCTGTCTTATACTATACCGCCAAAGATATCAAAGCTATTAGGTATTATCATCTTAATAATTATGGGATGCTGGATTATTCTTCAGAGCTTAATAAAGAATAAAGGTAAAGATACCTTGGAAATGGGCAACAATGACCAGTATAACCATGATAAGATGAATAGCCGGGATAAAACATTATTGAAAATTGTAATAAAGTCACTGGGCATTACAATACAGGTACTTCGGAACCCTTCCGAATGTGATATAGATAAATCAGGTATTATAGATATAAAAGAATCTTTATTGCTTGGTCTTGCATTGTCAGTGGATGCTGTAGGTGTGGGCATAGGAAGCGCACTTTCCGGATTTCATTCATCGATTATACCGTTTGCAGTTGGACTATTTCAAATGGTATTACTACGTCTTGGGACCTGCATAGGTAACCGTCTGGGTGAGAATCTGGCAGATACAGGAAAAGTGAAAGAGAAATTCATGGCAATTATTCCCGGAATTTTGCTAATAATATTAGCTATTATAAGGACTTATTAA